A window of Citrus sinensis cultivar Valencia sweet orange chromosome 7, DVS_A1.0, whole genome shotgun sequence contains these coding sequences:
- the LOC112499291 gene encoding transcription factor MYB26 has translation MGHHSCCNKQKVKRGLWSPEEDEKLINYVTTYGHGCWSSVPKHAGLQRCGKSCRLRWINYLRPDLKRGSFSPQEAALIIELHSILGNRWAQIARHLPGRTDNEVKNFWNSSIKKKLMSHEIVPALASFPADFHNSTCPEEVGFFSLNTNPNLILNSHQQDHQFHLPSPPPPMFHNNFDQAEFKLNLSNYNVASIHFPPPPTIIPSSSTSSSSLDWSLPHHLQPQVHLDPNPLENQIFSHIEPVALPHYYDDIIGDHDNKLNTTDPSIVTMPYDQNPFLVPTMPKLCEILEGTVCNLPSSSASLEGVDPIAKLSCGTTFSSGSYLYHVPADPMEYTDAIMSTLQPLSTSPSSSLSSLSPLSRGTYATTTNPNFPSTSWGP, from the exons ATGGGGCATCACTCTTGTTGCAACAAGCAGAAAGTGAAGAGAGGATTATGGTCACCGGAGGAAGATGAGAAACTCATAAACTACGTTACAACTTATGGCCATGGCTGCTGGAGTTCTGTTCCAAAACATGCAG GCCTGCAAAGATGTGGAAAGAGTTGCAGACTGAGATGGATAAATTATCTCAGACCTGACTTAAAACGTGGGAGCTTTTCTCCTCAGGAAGCTGCCCTCATCATCGAGCTCCATAGCATTCTAGGCAACAG ATGGGCACAGATAGCGAGGCACTTGCCAGGGAGAACAGATAATGAAGTGAAGAATTTTTGGAATTCAAGCATAAAGAAGAAGCTCATGTCCCATGAAATTGTTCCAGCTTTAGCCAGCTTCCCAGCTGATTTCCACAACTCTACTTGTCCTGAAGAAGTcggtttcttttctttgaacacaaaccctaatttgatattaaattCTCATCAACAAGATCATCAATTCCACCTTCCttctccaccaccaccaatgTTCCACAACAATTTTGATCAAGCTGAATTCAAACTGAATCTAAGCAATTACAACGTTGCTTCTATTCATTTCCCACCACCTCCTACAATCATTCCATCATCGTCaacttcttcatcttcattggATTGGTCATTGCCTCATCATCTTCAGCCTCAAGTACACCTTGATCCCAATCCATTAGAGAATCAAATTTTCAGCCATATTGAACCAGTAGCTCTTCCACATTACTATGATGATATTATAGGAGATCATGATAATAAGCTTAATACTACTGATCCAAGCATAGTTACAATGCCATATGATCAAAACCCTTTTTTGGTACCCACAATGCCTAAACTTTgtgagattcttgaaggaACTGTCTGTAACCTGCCATCTTCATCAGCTTCCTTAGAAGGAGTTGACCCAATTGCTAAACTCTCATGTGGTACTACATTTTCATCTGGTTCATATCTTTATCATGTACCAGCAGATCCAATGGAGTACACTGATGCAATCATGTCAACACTGCAGCCATTATCAACTTCGCCATCGTCGTCATTGTCGTCATTGTCACCATTATCAAGAGGGACATATGCTACTACTACAAACCCTAATTTCCCTTCAACCAGCTGGGGTCCTTAG